The Candidatus Limnocylindrales bacterium genome includes a window with the following:
- a CDS encoding 2Fe-2S iron-sulfur cluster-binding protein — MASVTINGKTIVVPDGTNVVQAAEMAGEEIPHYCYHPGLSIAGNCRMCLVDIRAMSSKQPNPLPKLQIGCNTFVQDGMVIESNNPRVQEARQGVLEFLLINHPIDCPICDQAGECKLQEYYMDYGRYHSRFALEEKVEKGKVIPVGPDIMLDQERCILCTRCVRFLEEYTHTCELGLTERGDHQELHLASGKQVDNPYSTNIVDICPVGALTSREFRFRARVWYLDTAPSICAGCANGCNIDVDSRENKIFRLKPRANLDVNGYWMCDDGRRTWHRNEGEHRLVSSYLRAGEEFVETSLADVTARSAAALKNRTRVAVVASAACSIEEGYLAREIAARLGGGPLIVASPPTSAIPDDDKLISTDRFPNRAGLVALGYVEQLTPPSGVDAVLALRGDIVEDNEAAWCPFLENLAETVVVADSVSKTMAYANQVLAIGSHFESAGSFVNRHGRLQIFPATIAPPGQAAPGWQVLANFLAELGGPLYLSADEVFRAACIEMGLGEGRTYAQVGAHGVPLESWKGRERTPVRTPGEQPTA, encoded by the coding sequence ATGGCAAGCGTAACGATCAACGGAAAGACAATCGTCGTGCCGGACGGCACCAACGTCGTGCAGGCCGCCGAGATGGCCGGCGAAGAGATCCCGCACTACTGCTATCACCCCGGCCTCAGCATCGCCGGCAACTGCCGCATGTGTCTGGTCGACATCCGCGCGATGTCGTCCAAGCAGCCGAATCCGCTCCCGAAGCTGCAGATCGGCTGCAACACGTTCGTGCAGGACGGCATGGTCATCGAGTCGAACAACCCCCGGGTGCAGGAAGCACGCCAGGGCGTCCTCGAGTTCCTGCTGATCAATCATCCGATCGATTGCCCGATCTGCGACCAGGCAGGCGAGTGCAAGCTGCAGGAATATTACATGGACTACGGGCGCTACCATTCCAGGTTCGCGCTCGAAGAGAAGGTCGAGAAAGGCAAGGTCATTCCGGTCGGCCCCGACATCATGCTCGACCAGGAGCGCTGCATCCTGTGTACGCGCTGCGTGCGCTTCCTCGAGGAGTACACGCATACCTGCGAGCTCGGCCTTACCGAGCGCGGCGATCACCAGGAGCTGCATCTTGCGAGCGGCAAGCAGGTTGACAACCCGTACTCGACCAACATCGTCGACATCTGTCCGGTCGGCGCGCTCACGAGCCGCGAGTTCCGCTTCCGTGCGCGCGTCTGGTACCTCGACACCGCGCCGTCGATCTGCGCGGGCTGCGCGAACGGCTGTAACATCGACGTCGATTCGCGCGAGAACAAAATCTTCCGTCTCAAACCCCGTGCCAACCTGGATGTGAACGGGTACTGGATGTGTGACGACGGCCGCCGCACCTGGCACCGAAACGAAGGCGAGCATCGCCTCGTCTCCAGTTACCTGCGCGCGGGCGAAGAGTTCGTCGAGACATCGCTTGCAGATGTGACCGCAAGGTCCGCTGCGGCGCTGAAGAATCGCACGCGCGTCGCGGTCGTCGCATCGGCCGCATGCTCGATCGAAGAAGGCTATCTCGCGCGCGAAATTGCCGCCCGACTCGGTGGCGGCCCGCTCATTGTCGCTTCACCGCCAACTTCGGCGATTCCCGACGATGACAAACTGATCTCGACCGATCGCTTCCCGAACCGCGCAGGACTGGTCGCGCTCGGTTACGTCGAGCAGCTCACGCCGCCGTCCGGCGTCGACGCCGTTCTTGCGCTGCGCGGAGACATCGTCGAAGACAACGAAGCCGCATGGTGTCCGTTCCTCGAAAATCTGGCGGAAACGGTCGTCGTCGCCGATTCCGTCAGCAAGACGATGGCGTATGCGAACCAGGTGCTCGCAATCGGAAGCCATTTCGAATCGGCGGGCTCGTTCGTCAACCGTCATGGAAGGCTGCAGATCTTTCCGGCAACGATTGCGCCGCCGGGACAAGCCGCACCGGGCTGGCAGGTTCTCGCGAACTTCCTCGCCGAGCTCGGCGGTCCGCTGTATCTGAGCGCCGACGAAGTGTTCCGGGCAGCCTGCATCGAAATGGGTCTCGGCGAAGGTCGAACATACGCTCAGGTCGGAGCACACGGCGTGCCACTGGAATCCTGGAAAGGGCGGGAACGCACGCCGGTTCGCACACCAGGCGAACAGCCGACCGCCTGA
- a CDS encoding amidase — translation MNPNTSAIELAAAIRRGERDPVEVLDAYLARVDALNPILNAVIWRDDERARAEALRAREAVRSGAKLGPLHGVPIPIKDLTDVEGWPTTFGSRGGLGRISTFTQHIAQSLRDAGAVLAYRTNTPEFGTVPVTENDAYGATRNPWNPDRSPGGSSGGAAAAVASGMAPIAHANDGGGSIRIPASCCGLVGLKPSRGRVPNGPMVSDVMHGGAVEGTVTHTVADTALALDVAATFDAGAWYNAPAPERPFLKEVGADPGRLRIAFTTKAPTGTPVDKECIAAVEKTAKLLEAAGHDVFEGEPEWPEYSDIMPSFLVVWNTGSVYFQMDDYSKVEPLNAALREQASQMDSLAYVRGLMHLQVLSRALVAAWGRDFDMLLTPTIATEPPRIGELFEDSAADPTMPMMKAGAMCPFTPLFNVSGQPAISLPMHWSQSGLPIGVQLVGKPWGEAELIRVSSQLEQAAPWITRRPPVC, via the coding sequence ATGAATCCGAATACCTCGGCCATCGAGCTCGCCGCGGCCATCCGACGTGGTGAGCGAGATCCCGTCGAGGTCCTCGACGCGTACCTGGCCCGTGTCGACGCGCTCAACCCGATCCTGAACGCCGTCATCTGGCGCGACGACGAGCGCGCCCGCGCCGAAGCCCTGCGGGCTCGCGAGGCCGTCCGCAGCGGAGCAAAGCTCGGGCCGCTTCACGGCGTTCCGATTCCGATCAAGGACCTGACCGACGTCGAAGGCTGGCCGACCACGTTCGGTTCGCGCGGGGGACTCGGCCGCATTTCGACGTTCACACAGCACATCGCGCAGTCGCTGCGCGACGCCGGCGCGGTGCTCGCGTATCGCACGAACACTCCCGAGTTCGGCACCGTTCCCGTTACGGAAAACGACGCGTACGGCGCGACGCGCAACCCATGGAATCCGGACCGTTCGCCAGGGGGCTCGAGCGGCGGGGCCGCAGCGGCCGTCGCTTCGGGCATGGCGCCGATCGCACACGCGAACGACGGCGGCGGCTCGATCCGCATTCCTGCGTCGTGCTGCGGCCTGGTCGGTCTCAAGCCGAGCCGCGGGCGCGTGCCGAACGGTCCGATGGTCTCCGACGTGATGCACGGGGGCGCAGTCGAAGGCACCGTCACGCACACGGTTGCCGATACGGCGCTCGCGCTCGACGTGGCCGCCACGTTCGACGCCGGCGCCTGGTACAACGCTCCGGCGCCGGAGCGTCCGTTCCTGAAGGAAGTCGGCGCCGACCCGGGCCGTCTTCGCATCGCTTTTACGACCAAGGCGCCGACCGGAACCCCCGTCGACAAGGAATGCATCGCAGCCGTCGAGAAGACCGCAAAGCTGCTCGAAGCCGCGGGTCACGACGTCTTCGAAGGCGAGCCCGAGTGGCCGGAATACTCCGACATCATGCCGTCGTTCCTGGTCGTCTGGAACACCGGCTCGGTCTACTTCCAGATGGACGACTATTCGAAGGTCGAGCCGCTCAACGCCGCGCTTCGCGAGCAGGCCTCGCAGATGGACAGTCTCGCGTACGTTCGCGGCCTGATGCATCTTCAGGTTCTCTCGAGAGCGCTCGTCGCCGCGTGGGGACGCGACTTCGACATGCTGCTGACGCCGACCATCGCTACCGAGCCGCCGCGCATCGGCGAGCTGTTCGAAGACTCGGCCGCCGATCCGACGATGCCGATGATGAAGGCCGGAGCGATGTGTCCGTTCACGCCGTTGTTCAACGTAAGCGGGCAGCCGGCGATCTCGCTGCCGATGCACTGGAGCCAAAGTGGTCTTCCGATCGGCGTGCAGCTGGTCGGAAAGCCGTGGGGAGAAGCCGAGCTGATCCGGGTTTCGTCGCAGCTCGAACAGGCCGCGCCGTGGATCACGCGCCGGCCGCCGGTCTGCTGA
- a CDS encoding AbiV family abortive infection protein, giving the protein MDEPLRKRLLGTAKLARDNASELLREAKLLLSDTAFARAGVLAIFSEEESSKSFILSVSARDGRWDSVLYEGLRDHGSKQAISQAMIQYAEIIVRSVVEQAKTAPLAAIASVASLLNDKQKITELGLKAMKQMQDGKQRDRLRQRFQYVAVDKSGFAPSRPETTKREDAEVCIAAAEMALKIADIGIDPIKNSL; this is encoded by the coding sequence GTGGACGAGCCCTTACGTAAGCGTTTGCTCGGGACAGCGAAGTTGGCGCGCGACAATGCAAGCGAATTATTGAGGGAAGCGAAATTACTTTTGTCGGATACGGCGTTCGCCCGTGCCGGAGTACTCGCGATATTCTCTGAGGAGGAGTCCTCGAAATCGTTCATCCTATCCGTAAGTGCGCGTGACGGACGGTGGGACTCGGTATTGTACGAAGGACTCCGAGATCACGGCTCTAAGCAGGCAATCTCACAAGCCATGATCCAGTATGCCGAGATCATCGTGCGGAGCGTTGTTGAGCAAGCGAAGACGGCTCCTCTCGCAGCAATCGCTTCCGTGGCTAGTTTGCTTAACGACAAGCAGAAAATTACCGAGTTGGGACTCAAGGCAATGAAGCAGATGCAGGACGGAAAGCAGCGGGACCGACTCCGGCAACGCTTTCAGTACGTTGCTGTTGATAAGTCAGGATTCGCCCCCAGCCGTCCGGAAACGACTAAACGCGAGGACGCCGAGGTGTGCATTGCCGCGGCCGAGATGGCTCTGAAGATTGCCGACATCGGGATTGACCCGATCAAGAATTCTCTGTGA
- the nuoF gene encoding NADH-quinone oxidoreductase subunit NuoF, whose translation MSQHVLLRYRDVSVDLRQIDNYIADGGYKTARRVFNEMTPEQVLETVKESNLRGRGGAGFPTGLKWSFLAKGTGKPIYLLCNADESEPGTFKDRAIMDNDPHQLLEGMMISAWAIGCIDAYIYIRGEFAFGADVLLKAISEAKAKGFLGKNVFGTTRELNIHVHRGAGAYICGEETGLIESLEGKRAHPRIKPPFPAVYGVFGCPTIVNNVETLVCVRHILERGAAWFKGIGPDSGPGPKLYCVSGHVKRPGTYELPMGTPLMDLIFEHCGGMLPGRKLKAVIPGGSSVPVLKADECDIAMDFDSVAKAGSMLGSAGIIVMDDSTDMVAALRRIAHFYHHESCGQCTPCREGTGWLEKILIRLDEGRASEGDLVTLDTVAKGMLGTTICVLSDAAAMPVRSFLAKFPEEFQAAARGGVAPLATADSQHAAA comes from the coding sequence ATGAGCCAGCACGTACTGCTTCGTTACCGCGACGTCTCCGTGGACCTGAGGCAGATCGACAACTACATCGCCGACGGCGGCTACAAGACGGCGCGCCGCGTCTTCAACGAGATGACTCCCGAGCAGGTGCTCGAAACCGTCAAGGAGTCGAATCTGCGCGGCCGCGGCGGCGCAGGATTCCCGACCGGCCTGAAGTGGAGCTTTCTCGCCAAGGGCACCGGCAAGCCGATCTATCTGCTCTGCAACGCCGACGAGAGCGAGCCCGGCACGTTCAAAGATCGCGCGATCATGGACAACGATCCTCATCAGCTGCTCGAAGGGATGATGATCTCGGCGTGGGCGATCGGCTGCATCGACGCGTACATCTACATTCGCGGTGAGTTCGCTTTCGGCGCCGACGTGCTGCTCAAGGCGATCTCCGAAGCGAAGGCGAAAGGCTTTCTCGGCAAGAACGTTTTCGGCACCACGCGCGAGCTCAACATCCACGTGCATCGCGGCGCCGGCGCGTACATCTGCGGCGAAGAGACCGGCCTGATCGAATCGCTCGAGGGCAAGCGTGCCCATCCTCGCATCAAGCCGCCGTTTCCTGCCGTCTACGGCGTGTTCGGCTGTCCGACCATCGTCAACAACGTGGAGACGCTGGTGTGCGTGCGGCACATCCTCGAGCGCGGCGCGGCGTGGTTCAAAGGCATCGGGCCCGACTCCGGACCCGGGCCGAAGCTGTACTGCGTCTCCGGCCACGTAAAAAGGCCCGGCACCTACGAGCTGCCGATGGGCACGCCGCTGATGGACCTGATCTTCGAACATTGCGGCGGCATGCTGCCGGGCCGGAAGCTGAAGGCCGTGATTCCGGGCGGCTCGTCGGTCCCTGTGCTGAAAGCCGACGAGTGCGACATCGCGATGGACTTCGATTCGGTCGCCAAGGCCGGCTCGATGCTCGGCTCGGCCGGCATCATCGTGATGGACGATTCGACCGACATGGTCGCGGCGCTCAGGCGCATCGCGCACTTCTATCACCACGAGTCGTGCGGGCAGTGCACGCCGTGCCGCGAGGGCACCGGCTGGCTCGAGAAGATCCTGATCCGTCTCGACGAAGGCCGCGCGAGCGAAGGCGACCTCGTCACGCTCGACACCGTGGCCAAGGGAATGCTCGGAACCACGATCTGCGTGCTTTCCGATGCCGCCGCGATGCCGGTGCGCAGCTTTCTTGCGAAGTTCCCTGAAGAATTCCAGGCGGCCGCTCGCGGCGGCGTTGCGCCGCTGGCGACTGCCGACAGCCAGCACGCCGCCGCCTGA
- a CDS encoding glycosyltransferase family 2 protein: MPRFSILILNWNGRDLVADCLASLREQTFRDFEVIVVDNGSTDGSAEFLAREHSEARLLAMPENIGFCGGNNAAYAVSTGNLIVLLNNDAELDARFLAEMDAAAGRDAAFGMFAANVRMFDRRDVYDSTGLLVYPDGICRSRGWLEEDVGQYAEADEVLCPNGCAAVYRREMIDEVGLFDDAYFAYLEDLDLGLRGQLRGWRCRYVPSAVAYHKKSMTSGYHSAFKAYLVERNRIWNAVRLLPLRLLFVSPLWTIARYAMQGYAAASGRGMSSTFRRDYSRGSLARILVKSYASAFARLPEVWRQRREIQGNRKLGMVEVYRLLRKYRLPLRELAFKD, translated from the coding sequence ATGCCGCGCTTTTCGATCCTCATCCTGAACTGGAACGGTCGCGACCTGGTGGCCGACTGCCTTGCGTCGCTGCGCGAGCAGACGTTTCGCGACTTCGAAGTGATCGTCGTCGACAACGGCTCGACCGACGGCAGCGCCGAATTCCTCGCCCGCGAGCATTCCGAAGCACGCCTGCTCGCGATGCCAGAGAACATCGGCTTCTGCGGCGGAAACAACGCCGCGTATGCCGTGTCCACCGGGAACCTCATCGTTCTACTGAACAACGATGCCGAGCTCGACGCGCGTTTCCTTGCCGAGATGGATGCGGCCGCCGGGCGCGACGCGGCGTTCGGTATGTTCGCCGCAAACGTGCGCATGTTCGACCGCCGCGACGTCTACGACTCGACGGGCCTGCTCGTCTATCCCGACGGCATCTGCCGCTCGCGCGGATGGCTCGAGGAAGACGTCGGCCAGTACGCCGAAGCCGACGAGGTGCTGTGCCCGAACGGCTGCGCTGCCGTCTACCGCCGCGAGATGATCGACGAAGTGGGTCTGTTCGACGACGCGTACTTTGCGTATCTCGAAGACCTCGACCTCGGCCTTCGCGGCCAGCTTCGCGGATGGCGCTGCCGGTACGTGCCGAGCGCCGTCGCCTACCACAAGAAGTCGATGACCAGCGGGTACCATTCGGCGTTCAAGGCGTACCTCGTCGAGCGGAACCGGATCTGGAACGCGGTGCGTCTTCTGCCGCTGCGCCTTCTGTTCGTGAGCCCGCTGTGGACGATCGCGCGCTACGCCATGCAGGGCTACGCCGCAGCGAGCGGGCGAGGCATGTCGAGCACGTTCCGGCGCGACTACTCGCGCGGCTCCCTCGCGCGCATCCTCGTCAAATCGTACGCATCGGCATTCGCCCGGCTGCCCGAGGTCTGGCGGCAACGGCGCGAGATCCAGGGCAACCGCAAGCTCGGCATGGTCGAGGTCTACCGGCTGCTCCGAAAATACCGGCTTCCGCTTCGCGAGCTGGCGTTCAAGGACTGA
- a CDS encoding DUF3047 domain-containing protein produces the protein MSIAHDLRIAARRWSAARKSQPPTAAANTERDELRVWFAKFRDTKHSPIRDAQIFEIDATQVPWFDTGIHLARGEWVTTLAAGRVVLSDKLDIWVGPQFQLWMRVGESGKIFNGTRDTHSFRAEAEGRLYLAGCFPGQWGDREGRVSTPLSDYSKFKGGLTVAVLRWKSNAQDGLDSLSDRDERLADEAERLRHPLPPPKNWEYLWFLGRSEIFWDATDGKRPCIACYTEKNVSILQHEAAFDLNPDTRIKWSWKVDELPSEMREDTQASHDYLSIAVEFENGRDITYTWSSELAAGTGYWCPLATWKDREFHVVVRSGKEGLGQWLDESRDLQADYRKYMGEPPKRVVRVWLIAVSIFQRRKGRASFRDIRIDGGGRTLDID, from the coding sequence GTGAGTATCGCGCACGATCTTCGCATAGCCGCGCGCCGCTGGTCGGCCGCTCGCAAGTCGCAGCCGCCGACCGCGGCCGCCAACACCGAACGCGACGAGCTTCGCGTCTGGTTCGCCAAGTTCCGCGACACCAAACATTCGCCGATCCGCGACGCGCAGATCTTCGAGATCGACGCCACGCAGGTGCCGTGGTTCGACACCGGCATTCACCTGGCGCGAGGAGAATGGGTCACGACGCTTGCCGCCGGCCGCGTCGTGCTGTCCGACAAGCTCGACATCTGGGTCGGCCCGCAGTTCCAGCTGTGGATGCGCGTCGGCGAGAGCGGAAAGATCTTCAACGGCACGCGCGACACGCACAGCTTCCGCGCCGAGGCCGAAGGACGGCTCTACCTGGCGGGATGCTTTCCCGGGCAGTGGGGTGATCGCGAAGGCCGCGTCTCGACGCCGCTTTCCGACTACAGCAAGTTCAAGGGCGGTCTTACCGTCGCCGTGCTGCGCTGGAAGTCGAACGCGCAGGACGGGCTCGATTCGCTGTCGGATCGCGACGAGAGGCTCGCCGACGAAGCCGAACGCCTTCGGCACCCGCTGCCCCCGCCGAAGAACTGGGAATACCTTTGGTTCCTCGGCCGCAGTGAGATCTTCTGGGATGCGACCGACGGCAAGCGTCCGTGCATCGCGTGCTACACCGAGAAGAACGTCAGCATTCTCCAGCACGAAGCCGCGTTCGACCTCAACCCGGATACGCGCATCAAGTGGAGCTGGAAGGTCGACGAGCTACCGTCGGAGATGCGTGAGGACACGCAGGCTTCGCACGATTACCTGAGCATTGCGGTCGAGTTCGAGAACGGGCGCGACATTACTTACACGTGGAGCTCGGAGCTTGCGGCCGGCACGGGGTACTGGTGTCCGCTGGCGACGTGGAAGGATCGCGAGTTTCACGTGGTCGTTCGCAGCGGCAAGGAGGGGCTCGGGCAGTGGCTGGATGAGAGCCGCGATCTTCAGGCGGACTATCGCAAGTATATGGGCGAGCCGCCGAAGCGTGTCGTGCGGGTTTGGCTGATTGCGGTCAGTATCTTCCAGAGGCGGAAGGGCAGGGCGTCGTTCCGGGATATCAGGATTGATGGTGGGGGGCGGACGCTCGATATCGACTGA
- the dnaA gene encoding chromosomal replication initiator protein DnaA, which translates to MNGTNEAERLWTGACALIEARVSEKDFQTWILELGARSFDGETLTLEAPFGLFRDRVKQSFLPTIEAAVAAAAKKTCQVVVVVGQLGMSLAAQRGKSSVRPSPTPVRTVPAAKAKPVREKTFDGFLVGEGNRLAYLGARQLAEGSPREGGNPLFLYGGVGLGKTHLLLAVAHSLRSRGKKVLYYQGEDFTRRMVEALQGGRMDAFHREFRGCDALLIDDVQFLAGKKRTQQELYHVFNLLHQSGKPIALASDRPPDELEHLERGLQSRFAGGLLADLGPLDRELRLRILKGKLSEAGIHLDDHILERLAVQLQGSVREVEGLVSRLRAASNHQSLPLDDGVVETMITPYLSRRGPIDLDVVIDTVAWVHGLSRDELLSRDRSRRVAWPRHIAAYMCRKLTAASLPEIGHALGGRNHTSILRAVRSVAERQSGDTGFAAKLQQMEKMLGTSPSLRGRAPIAAATA; encoded by the coding sequence GTGAACGGAACCAACGAAGCAGAACGGCTCTGGACCGGAGCATGCGCGCTGATCGAAGCGCGCGTTTCGGAAAAGGATTTCCAGACCTGGATTCTCGAGCTCGGAGCACGATCGTTCGACGGCGAGACGCTGACACTCGAAGCGCCGTTCGGTCTGTTCCGTGACCGGGTCAAGCAGTCGTTCCTGCCGACCATCGAAGCTGCAGTCGCCGCGGCTGCAAAAAAAACCTGCCAGGTTGTCGTTGTCGTGGGCCAGCTCGGCATGTCGCTTGCTGCGCAGCGCGGAAAAAGCAGCGTGCGTCCGTCGCCGACTCCGGTGCGAACCGTTCCCGCGGCCAAAGCCAAGCCGGTTCGCGAAAAGACTTTCGACGGCTTTCTCGTCGGCGAAGGTAACCGCCTTGCGTATCTCGGCGCGCGCCAGCTTGCCGAAGGCAGTCCGCGCGAAGGCGGCAATCCGTTGTTTCTCTACGGCGGCGTCGGTCTCGGCAAGACCCATCTGCTGCTTGCGGTTGCCCATTCGCTTCGAAGCCGCGGCAAGAAAGTCCTTTACTATCAGGGCGAAGACTTCACGCGTCGCATGGTCGAAGCGCTGCAGGGCGGACGCATGGACGCGTTCCACCGCGAGTTCCGCGGCTGCGACGCGCTGCTGATCGACGACGTGCAGTTTCTCGCCGGCAAGAAGCGTACGCAGCAGGAGCTCTACCACGTCTTCAACCTTCTCCATCAGAGCGGCAAGCCGATCGCGCTCGCGAGCGATCGTCCGCCCGATGAGCTCGAGCATCTCGAGCGCGGCCTGCAGAGCCGTTTTGCCGGCGGTCTTCTTGCCGATCTCGGTCCGCTCGACCGCGAGCTTCGCCTGCGCATCCTCAAGGGAAAGCTGAGCGAGGCCGGCATCCACCTCGACGACCACATCCTCGAGCGCCTTGCCGTGCAGCTGCAGGGTAGCGTGCGCGAGGTCGAAGGCCTCGTCTCGCGCCTTCGCGCTGCGAGCAACCATCAGTCGCTTCCGCTCGACGATGGCGTCGTCGAAACGATGATCACGCCGTACCTGTCGCGCCGCGGCCCGATCGACCTCGATGTCGTCATCGACACGGTCGCCTGGGTACACGGCCTTTCGCGCGACGAGCTGCTGTCGCGCGACCGCTCACGGCGCGTCGCGTGGCCGCGGCACATTGCCGCGTACATGTGCCGCAAGCTTACGGCCGCTTCGCTTCCGGAGATCGGTCACGCGCTCGGAGGCCGCAACCACACGTCGATCCTTCGCGCCGTACGCTCGGTCGCCGAGCGTCAGTCCGGTGACACCGGCTTTGCCGCCAAGCTGCAGCAGATGGAGAAGATGCTCGGCACTTCGCCGTCGCTGCGAGGACGCGCGCCGATTGCGGCGGCGACGGCGTAG